One part of the Arabidopsis thaliana chromosome 1 sequence genome encodes these proteins:
- a CDS encoding DUF630 family protein, putative (DUF630 and DUF632) (Protein of unknown function (DUF630 and DUF632); INVOLVED IN: N-terminal protein myristoylation; EXPRESSED IN: 20 plant structures; EXPRESSED DURING: 11 growth stages; CONTAINS InterPro DOMAIN/s: Protein of unknown function DUF630 (InterPro:IPR006868), Protein of unknown function DUF632 (InterPro:IPR006867); BEST Arabidopsis thaliana protein match is: Protein of unknown function (DUF630 and DUF632) (TAIR:AT1G21740.1); Has 982 Blast hits to 757 proteins in 139 species: Archae - 0; Bacteria - 60; Metazoa - 125; Fungi - 47; Plants - 679; Viruses - 3; Other Eukaryotes - 68 (source: NCBI BLink).) produces MGCGGSKVDNQPIVILCRERKELLKAASYHRSALAVAHLTYFQSLSDVGEAIQRFVDDEVVAGFSSSSSPDSPVLTLPSDEGKPTKHKRISPSSTTSISHSVIEEEDTDDDSHLHLSSGSESESEVGSKDHIQITSTPEQERSTESFPSGYHPTNYAPPVYPPGYPPGYPFSYPTGYSSGNYQPGYPNYTGENPYGNRGMYYMKKSAPQSRPFIFQPENHRVEENAQWPSDSGFRNTGVQRRSPSPLPPPSPPTVSTWDFLNVFDTYDYSNARSRASGYYPMGMASISSSPDSKEVREREGIPELEEVTEQEVIKQVYRRPKRPGLEKVKEHRDEHKHNVFPERNINKREVPMPEQVTESSLDSETISSFSGSDVESEFHYVNGGEGKSSSISSISHGAGTKSSREVEEQYGRKKGVSFELEETTSTSSFDVESSKISSLSSLSIHATRDLREVVKEIKSEFEIASSCGKEVALLLEVGKLPYQHKNNGVKVILSRIMYLVAPSTRSSHSQPRLSIRLTSRTRKMAKSYNGQDVNGGFNGNLSSTLEKLYAWEKKLYKEVKDEEKLRAIYEEKCRRLKKMDSHGAESIKIDATRAAIRKLLTKIDVCIRSVDSISSRIHKLRDEELQPQLIQLIHGLIRMWRSMLRCHQKQFQAIRESKVRSLKANTTLQNDSGSTAILDLEIELREWCISFNNWVNTQKSYVQFLSGWLTKCLHYEPEATDDGIAPFSPSQIGAPPIFIICKDWQEAMCRISGENVTNAMQGFASSLHELWEKQEEEQRVKAQSEQRDAESERSVVSKGRSESGISALDDLKVDLDSMRKRLVEERGKGKETIKLVNNASSSSLKAGLVPIFGALRKFTSEVVKAHEIVRLQHPQTSS; encoded by the exons ATGGGTTGCGGAGGATCAAAAGTAGATAATCAACCAATAGTGATTCTCTGTAGAGAACGAAAGGAGCTGCTTAAAGCGGCGTCGTATCATCGTTCTGCTCTCGCTGTCGCTCACCTAACTTACTTCCAGTCTCTCTCCGACGTCGGTGAAGCTATTCAACGTTTCGTTGACGACGAAGTCGTAGctggtttttcttcttcttcttcgccggaTTCTCCAGTTCTTACACTTCCGTCCGACGAAGGGAAACCGACGAAACACAAGAGgatttctccttcttcaaccACCTCAATTTCTCATTCCGtcatcgaagaagaagacactgATGATGATTCGCATTTGCATCTAAGCTCCGGATCCGAATCCGAATCAGAAGTTGGATCTAAGGATCATATCCAAATTACTAGCACTCCAGAACAAGAGCGGTCAACGGAATCATTTCCTTCCGGTTATCATCCAACAAACTATGCTCCACCGGTTTACCCACCTGGTTATCCACCCGGTTACCCATTCAGTTACCCGACCGGTTATTCATCGGGTAATTATCAACCGGGTTACCCGAATTACACAGGTGAGAATCCATACGGAAATCGAGGAATGTATTACATGAAGAAATCTGCGCCACAATCACGACCGTTCATTTTCCAACCGGAGAATCATCGAGTGGAGGAGAACGCGCAATGGCCGTCGGATTCTGGATTTAGAAACACAGGAGTGCAACGGAGATCGCCGTCTCCGTTACCTCCTCCGTCACCACCTACGGTTTCAACTTGGGATTTTTTGAATGTGTTTGATACTTATGATTACAGCAACGCCCGTTCTCGTGCTTCGGGATATTATCCGATGGGAATGGCGTCAATCTCAAGCAGTCCTGATTCGAAGGAagttagagaaagagaagggaTTCCTGAGCTAGAAGAAGTAACAGAGCAAGAAGTTATCAAGCAAGTGTATAGACGTCCCAAGAGACCAGGATTGGAGAAGGTTAAAGAACACAGAGACGAGCACAAGCACAACGTTTTTCCTGAGAGGAACATTAACAAAAGGGAAGTTCCAATGCCAGAACAAGTCACTGAGAGCTCATTGGATTCAGAGACAATTTCGTCTTTTTCAGGAAGTGATGTAGAATCGGAGTTTCACTATGTTAATGGTGGTGAAGGAAAGAGTAGCAGCATCAGTTCAATCAGTCATGGGGCTGGGACAAAGAGCTCGAGAGAAGTAGAAGAACAGTATGGGAGGAAAAAAGGAGTGAGCTTTGAGTTGGAGGAAACAACGAGCACTTCGTCTTTTGATGTTGAATCTTCCAAGATAAGTAGCTTATCCAGTTTGTCGATTCATGCCACTAGGGATCTCAGAGAAGTTGTTAAGGAGATCAAGAGTGAGTTCGAGattgcttcttcttgtggGAAGGAGGTTGCTTTGTTACTTGAAGTCGGCAAGTTGCCTTATCAGCATAAAAACAATGGCGTTAAAG TTATCTTATCCAGGATCATGTATCTGGTAGCACCATCCACACGGTCATCGCACTCTCAGCCCAGACTATCAATACGTTTAACATCTAGAACTCGAAAAATGGCGAAATCATACAATGGACAAGATGTTAATGGAGGCTTCAATGGAAACCTCTCATCAACCTTAGAGAAACTGTATGCGTGGGAAAAGAAACTGTACAAGGAAGTCAag GACGAAGAAAAGCTTCGTGCTATCTATGAAGAGAAGTGCAGGAGactaaaaaaaatggataGTCATGGAGCAGAATCTATCAAGATCGATGCTACTCGGGCAGCCATTAGGAAGCTTCTGACCAAAATCGATGTTTGTATAAGATCAGTTGATTCGATTTCCAGCAGAATCCATAAACTTAGAGATGAAGAGTTGCAGCCACAGTTGATACAGTTAATTCACGG GTTGATAAGAATGTGGAGGTCAATGCTGAGGTGCCACCAGAAACAGTTTCAGGCGATCAGGGAGAGCAAGGTTCGATCTCTAAAGGCGAACACAACCTTACAAAATGACTCTGGCTCTACAGCAATTCTTGATCTTGAGATAGAGCTTAGAGAATGGTGCATCAGCTTCAACAACTGGGTCAACACCCAGAAATCATACGTCCAGTTCCTAAGCGGATGGCTCACGAAATGCCTTCACTATGAACCCGAGGCAACCGATGACGGAATCGCTCCTTTCTCTCCTAGCCAGATCGGTGCACCGCCCATCTTTATCATTTGCAAAGATTGGCAAGAAGCAATGTGTAGAATATCTGGAGAGAATGTGACCAATGCAATGCAAGGTTTTGCTTCAAGCCTACACGAGCTATgggagaagcaagaagaagagcaaaggGTAAAAGCGCAATCTGAGCAGCGAGATGCAGAGTCAGAGAGAAGTGTGGTTTCGAAAGGTCGGTCAGAGAGCGGGATATCAGCTTTGGATGATTTGAAAGTGGATTTAGATTCAATGAGGAAGAGGCTAGTCGAGGAGAGAGGTAAGGGTAAAGAAACCATTAAGCTTGTGAACAACGCGTCTTCGAGCAGCTTAAAAGCTGGTTTAGTTCCCATTTTCGGGGCACTGAGAAAATTCACATCAGAAGTTGTGAAAGCTCATGAAATTGTTAGGCTTCAACATCCTCAGACCTCTTCTTGA